One window from the genome of Enterococcus haemoperoxidus ATCC BAA-382 encodes:
- a CDS encoding VOC family protein: MSKFSPCLWFDGKVEEAAEFYVNAFEQSKINKVDYYVDSEHQPKGSVLTISLTLAGQEVILLNGGPEFNFTPAISFFVECETEAQINRLWETLSHNGEVLMEFGAYPFSKKYGWLKDQYGVSWQLVLAEKPQSIVPSFLFTGEQFGKAEEAMNQWIEIFGDGSVEYVQKNPDGTVAQALFTMHGQPFRVMDSGEAHGFTFTMATSFYVYCKDQAEIDRLWEEVTAQGKEWPCGWMEDEYGVCWQTVTSDMEELFDHSDPDRAYRVMQELYKMKRIDIAALREAYKG, encoded by the coding sequence ATGTCTAAATTTTCTCCGTGTTTATGGTTTGATGGAAAAGTAGAAGAAGCAGCTGAGTTTTATGTGAACGCATTTGAACAGAGTAAAATCAATAAGGTTGATTACTATGTAGACAGTGAACATCAACCTAAAGGATCTGTTCTAACAATCTCGTTGACACTTGCAGGACAAGAAGTTATTTTGCTAAATGGTGGACCTGAATTTAATTTTACTCCTGCAATTTCATTTTTCGTAGAATGTGAGACAGAAGCGCAAATCAATCGTTTATGGGAGACACTAAGTCATAATGGTGAAGTATTGATGGAATTTGGGGCTTATCCTTTCAGTAAGAAATACGGTTGGCTAAAAGATCAGTATGGTGTTTCATGGCAGCTGGTGTTAGCTGAAAAGCCGCAGTCTATTGTACCAAGCTTTTTATTTACCGGAGAACAGTTTGGAAAGGCAGAAGAGGCGATGAACCAATGGATCGAGATTTTCGGTGATGGTAGTGTCGAATATGTCCAAAAAAATCCAGATGGTACTGTAGCGCAAGCTTTGTTTACGATGCATGGACAGCCGTTTAGGGTAATGGATAGTGGTGAGGCACATGGGTTTACATTTACGATGGCGACTTCATTTTATGTCTATTGTAAAGATCAGGCTGAAATCGATCGTTTATGGGAAGAAGTCACGGCTCAAGGGAAAGAATGGCCTTGTGGTTGGATGGAAGATGAATATGGTGTCTGTTGGCAAACTGTTACATCGGATATGGAAGAATTATTTGATCACTCTGACCCT